The Mariluticola halotolerans nucleotide sequence CACCTGTTCATTGGTGTAAACACAGATTTTGGCGGCAATTTCCATCGCCTTACGCGCCACGGCTTCAGCATCCATATCGGTTTCCTGCAAAGCCAGCGCAGCGGACAGCGCATAATTGCCGCCTGAACCGATGGCGGTGATGCCGCTATCGGGGCTGAGCACATCGCCTGTACCGGTCAGGACCAGAGAATCGGTCTTGTCGACGACGATCATCATGGCCTCGAGGCGGCGCAGGTAACGATCCGTGCGCCAGTCCTTGGCCAGTTCAACGCAGGCGCGCATCAATTGGTCGGGATATTGCTCGAGCTTGGCTTCAAGCCGCTCAAACAG carries:
- the hslV gene encoding ATP-dependent protease subunit HslV; this encodes MADQAQNFPGWHGTTIVTVRKGGKVVVAGDGQVSLGPTVIKHSAKKVRLLAGGKVIGGFAGATADAFTLFERLEAKLEQYPDQLMRACVELAKDWRTDRYLRRLEAMMIVVDKTDSLVLTGTGDVLSPDSGITAIGSGGNYALSAALALQETDMDAEAVARKAMEIAAKICVYTNEQVTLETLATDES